One window from the genome of Pseudonocardia hierapolitana encodes:
- a CDS encoding DUF3117 domain-containing protein: MAAMKPRTGDGPLEVTKEGRGIVMRVPLEGGGRLVVEMSAEEASDLGDALKAASG, encoded by the coding sequence ATGGCGGCGATGAAGCCCCGGACCGGCGATGGTCCCCTGGAGGTGACCAAGGAGGGTCGGGGCATCGTGATGCGCGTCCCCCTCGAGGGTGGCGGCCGCCTGGTCGTCGAGATGTCCGCAGAGGAAGCCAGCGACCTCGGCGACGCTCTCAAGGCCGCCTCCGGCTGA
- a CDS encoding DNA-3-methyladenine glycosylase I: MPESTDGRARCGWAGSAPEYVAYHDEEWGRPLQGVSAMFERLSLEGFQSGLSWLVILRKRPAFRAAFAGFDPAAVAAFDDTDVQRLLGDAGIVRNRAKIEATIQNARCVLGMDQPLDELLWSFAPDPATHPRPATLADVPATSPESVAMARALKQQGMRFVGPTTCYALMQAAGLVDDHVADCWRAATS, encoded by the coding sequence GTGCCTGAGTCAACCGACGGCCGCGCTCGCTGCGGCTGGGCCGGATCCGCGCCCGAGTACGTCGCCTACCACGACGAGGAGTGGGGTCGCCCGCTGCAGGGTGTCAGCGCGATGTTCGAGCGGCTGAGCCTCGAAGGGTTCCAGTCCGGGTTGTCCTGGCTGGTCATCCTGCGCAAGCGGCCGGCGTTCCGCGCCGCGTTCGCCGGGTTCGACCCGGCCGCGGTGGCCGCCTTCGACGACACCGACGTGCAGCGGCTGCTCGGCGACGCCGGGATCGTGCGCAACCGGGCCAAGATCGAGGCGACGATCCAGAACGCGCGGTGCGTCCTGGGCATGGACCAGCCGCTGGACGAGCTGCTCTGGTCGTTCGCGCCCGACCCGGCCACGCACCCCCGGCCCGCCACGCTCGCCGACGTGCCGGCCACCAGCCCGGAGTCGGTGGCGATGGCGCGCGCCCTCAAGCAACAGGGGATGCGCTTCGTCGGGCCGACCACGTGCTACGCGCTGATGCAGGCCGCCGGGCTGGTGGACGATCACGTCGCGGACTGCTGGCGGGCAGCGACTTCCTGA